In the Montipora capricornis isolate CH-2021 unplaced genomic scaffold, ASM3666992v2 scaffold_475, whole genome shotgun sequence genome, TCCAGTTTTGTGGCCATTTAACACTCTTCCATATTTGGTTACAGATGTTTAGAAGAGCTGTCGTCATATGCTGGCCGCCTGCTTGAATCAATTCTCCTGGGATGTTGTCAACGCCTTGGTGACTTCCCTTTCTTCAACATTTTTACAGCTTCTTCAATTTCCGATTTCAATATGAGGTCTTCTGAGTCGTCGCTTTGGCTTTCTGGTGTGTCTAAGACTCTGGCGTCGCCCTGCAGCTCGTAGGTGTACAGTTCTGAGCAGTACTCGGTCCACCTTTCTAAGATTTTACTTCTCTCAATGATGGTTTCACCTTTCTTATCTTTGATGGTGTtgactttgctttgctttggctTTGTTAATGTTTTAACAGTATCATAAGCTTTCTTGCTATTGTTCTTCATCAAGTTGGTTTCGATGTCTTCACACTGTTCTTGAATCCACTTTTCTTTCGCTttaaccatttctttctttacacGTTTGTTTCTTCTTGCTGTATTCTTTCTTGGCTTGAggacaacttttctttttctctttaagATCCCTTCTTTTATCACACAGACTTAGCACTTCGGATGTTACCCAGGCTTTCTTCTTTGTTGTCTTATTTCCTAGAATCTCATTAGCTGTCTCAATAGTTGCTTTCTCAAATGTCTCAATATTACTTTCTAGATCTGAATCATTGTCAAAAAGAAGCAAAGGGCCGAATTTTCCGCCGATTGATGCTCTAAACTGGTCAGCTACAAGGGGGTCCTGAAGTTTTTCAAGGTCGAACTTAAGTCTTGTGTATTGGGGCTTGGTCATTCTCCTCAGCTTCAACCTGAAAGTCGCATAACAAGGTCATGAGGGCTTGCAACGTCGAGCCTTGGGAACGTCCTGGTTCTCCTGGTGTACACACTGGACTTGAATCTATTTGGGACTAATATGTAGTCTATCTGACCATGGTTCACGCCAAAAGGATGATGCCAGGTCTTAGTTCTCGACTTTTTGTGCTTGCCGAGGGTGTTTGCGATGACAAGATCGTTGTAATTTGCGAACTCAAGGAGCCGCAGACCTCTGTCGTTGGTGGTAACGTTGCAGTGGGGCCCCTATTATTTAGGCCAGTCTTTTGCAGTGTCTTTTCTAACTCTTGCATTAAAATCGCCGAGGATGATCTTGAtgtcttttttctgtgctttgTCAAAATTCGCTTGGATATCTTGGTAGAAGATTTCGATATCTTCATCACTGTAGTCTGAGGTAGGGGAGTACGCCTGAAAGAGAGTGATGTTGAAAGGAGATGCTTTGATGCGGATAGAAATTAAtctacttgaaataaaattgcAGCCTAAAACAAATTTGGCAGTGTCTCTGTGGACTAAAAAGCCCACCCCGTGTTCATGTTTATCATCTCTACCACAGTAGAACAGCTTATTACCATCGTCGCTGTTGATTTCACCGAGTGCCTTCCTTCGGACTTCACTGAGGCCGATGACATTCCACTTGTAATGCTTTAATTCATGGCACAATTCATCAAGTCTTCCATCTCTCCATAGAGTTTCCACATTCCATGTTCCAAAAGCAATTTCGTGCTTTGAACGAAAACGGTAGGTTATCCTTCGAATTTTCGCCCGTGTTCCGGTGGGTATCAGCGGGCGCGGAGCTTGTTTGACCGGGCGTCCTCCGAGCCGGTATGGGCTTTCTTGTTTGACGTTTCATCATTGGGTTTCTTGGAAAATAAGACTGGCGGCCTCCATACCTCTCCAGAATGTTATGCGCAGCTGTACTTTGCAACAAACAAAGCGCCTTGCACCTGTGTATTTAGCCGTTGACTGTTTGACAGTTCATCCACCCTGGCCAAAGAAGACGACGCGTAGCGATGCTCTCCACCGTCTATCGCCTAACAGTGCAATACAGACACTGCCCCCTCCCACTGCCTTAGCCCCCTAGGTGCAGGGGTTTCCAGGGTGCGGCGCGTGGAGCCGGCAGCTGAGAGAATTAGGCTTATCTGGTGGGGCGAGCCAGGCTACCTCGCCCACAGGCACCTCTCACCGGGCTCGTGACTCCCCACCAGACTCCCCCTGGTAGTTTAACTACCAAGtgcaaaaggaagaaattaaagagaacaaaaaaattgaaaaaaattatcaaagtaAACCAGAAAGAGGGAAAACTCTTTTACCTGAAAGGAGATTATTGTATTGTGTGTAccttgttgtttttcttgaatgaAGTAAATCTATGCATTTGAAGTGTGGGTCATAGACATAATGGAGACGAGATCCTCGCACTTAGCTGGTTAAGCAATTGCTTCTAATTATAGATATGGACATAAAAAGTTTGGGCGGCTTTAACGGGCCTCTGCAATGTTGGTgcatagctcagttgttagTGCGTTAAaatcaagtaaacttctaagagCGCGTCTTCCAACCAAGAGgtgtttcttcaaaagatgGCACCTCCTTTGTGGAAGCGCTGCCCATCcaaactatcaaatggaagaaaTTAAATCACTTTACGAAAAAGCCTCAGCGTGTGCTTTCAACAACTTGAACTGAAGCTTAAGtctgacttaattctatgaatTCCAAGTGCGTTACTCAAGCTTCTGtcagaaaggaaataaaattcgCATCTAAAAAAATTTTATAAGAAATGCCGTTGCGAATGCTTTTAAACAAGAAATTAACTGATCTAAGTCTTTCCTTCAATATTTCCCGATCCAAAATTAACTCTATCGATAAACAGTTAAACAAATAAGCTGTAATatggggggtccaaatccgaaTTTGTACCAGGGGCTCCAAATCTAGGGGGTTGCAAATTCGCTAGGACACCGTTGCTAAAACAACCgcagttcctttcttttctacCAAGTCATACGAcgaccggatattgcattgcgtgcaacgtaaacacaaaaactcttttccggtcacgcacacaattatTTAAGACATTCCCCCATCAATCTTTCGCGTAATGTGTCCATACATTAGTGGTCATCGCGTTAGCCTCTGAATGAATGAGGGATACCGAGTTTGAGTCGTACTTGGGTTGCCTTATACttggcaagaaatgttacaCATGCGCAGGCACAGCGCGACCCCGCCCCCCAACTTCGAACGAAGTAGAAACTTTGCACTAATACTCGCTCTGAAGGGGAGGCAGacattaactcggaaatggcataTTGTCACACATACCCAGGCCTGCAGAGTTACCTATAGCTTAGTGACGgagcatgcgcagtgatagagcATTTGAAACAGTAACGGGAAGGTTGTAGGTTCTTTGTATGATTACTGACAGAAATCTTCTTTACTGATGCACTTCCTCTTTTTCGAAATCAACTTAAACGGTTTCAAATGTTATGAATTAAACTTGTCTTAGGCAGTTAAAACAAATTACTGCGTATGTGTTCTaatattcttgaaaaaaccgtgcctATGTGCGTTCAAAGAGTAACAAGAATACGATTTTAGAGGGCTACATTGTAGCTTGAATGGACCTTACTCCcttctacattttgttttcctaccTGTATATTCTGGGGTCGAATATTCAAGATGCCACTTTCTTTCAAAGGTGGCTGGCAAGCCTTTCTTTTTAATGAGAAAGACCAAGGATCTTTTGAGTGTCATCAAGTCTGTATTGAGGAAAGAAACTGTGCAAAGCTCATAGTGGCAAAGTCCAAATTATTAAGCTTAAGAGAGCATTGGAGAGTTTAGATTTCGGTGAAGTATTCCTTCTCTAGAGCTTTCGATAGTGTCCAtgctgtggtttaattttgtttttggtttttttttttttcccaaaccaGTTCAAACTTTAttaatcaactgtctaaaaaagggatttttctttctttggggGTGTAGTTAAGAAAAGAAAGGGCTAGGTTTTTTagattgtctgaaaaagaacTAGACATATTTTTCCTCCTTTGTACTTACTTACCACTCCCTGATCCTCTCCAGTACCTCCATCCCCCATTATGCCCAACCCCTCGACACAACACTACTCACATACACTTCATATTTCTCAAGACCTTGCTATATACTCACCAGAACTGGATCTTGAACTCCATTTGGATCTGCTGCCTACTCCTTAATCCTCTTAACCACGCAAACAATTGATCCAAACTCctcaaaataaattgtaaataaataattgcgTTCCGACGAGGGAGGACGCATTCTAATGGAGTCGTTTTACGAATGTCCCGAATACGTTTCGCGGGTATCGGTTGTGATGCCATGCGACTTCAgggtttggacgccatcttggactggctgACCGAATGGCACATCACCTCGATCTGATGTGATTGTGAATCTGCCATGCCTTGACATCGGGTTCGTATCGCAATGCCCGCATGTCAAAGGAAATCAAAGCGGTAAAAATTCCCCATATTTCTACGCAATCTCGTCCCCACAGCCACGATCTTTTTCGGCGCTAACCAAAAGGATCgcggctctgggaacgagattggtttCGAGCTTTGATTTGACGCATGACCTTGGGTCGCCACCTACATCTCCTTTCCTATCTCTATTCGTTTCAGACAGCCATAACACTGCATTATGTGCCCAAAAGGTAGTCGTGATACTCAAACGCTCCCTGTCTTTAGAAGTACGAACTTAATGGTGCCCATCGATAATCATCCTATTCACCACTGTTTCTGATGCTGGATGGCAATCATTGAAAGTGGTGGCCGGTGACGTATAAAACATTTACAGAATTATTCGTGATATTACCACTTATGCATGccttttccttaatttttagTGAAGCTCAACAGAGCGCTATAGGTAAAATATTTGGGAAAGCTATCCATTCGAGAAGTtctggttatgacgtcagcgtacgccTGTCCGTCCGCCCGTACAAACTGTCGCTGTGGAGGTGGGGAGGTAGGACAACCTCTGGGGACGAGAGttttcgggcaattttcctcgAAGGGAAATAGCGTGGCAGTCTTACATTTAGCAACCCACATTTTCGTGGccggcgggaaatcatattagtgacgagcatattagggataaagagcaggacaGAGTAACGAAATTTTAGAAATATAAGCGAAGAAAGCCAAGGAAGGAGAAGATTGAAGAGAAAATTTAatgcatgcctcgctgcctcataTATGTTGTAAAACTTGCTAAAAGGAACGCAGAAGacctgaaaacgtttgaaattccgtgttgacaaagattctggcatatttcaacaatcacacaccacGTCGCCATTCAAGCTTACAGGAAACATAATTGTCGAGTTCTCTTGTCATTATTGACTATTTCGTCAGACGTAAAGGGCCGATTCAATTAGCCAGGTTGGTCGGGTTTGCCGGGATGAGTTTCAGCCTGGTATATATTACATGAGGTGTGCCAGCCCGGTTTGGGTTAAGTTTAGAATGTGTCGCGTGACGAAAAAGAAGTGGACAGCCGTTAGTCTCGCtcaattgttattaaatttcaccattgtacaatttaaagaagccctAAAGTTTGCTATCCTATACATGTGcatattttatttcaacaaaaaGACCCCAGCTATTCCGTGGGCATTTTGCTCTAAAGAGGAGTAATGTGGTTAAAGATCGCTGGCTTGGCTAACCGGAGCTGTCCCGGTTAACGTGATTACGTGGAAAAATCACAGCCCGGCCGGTTAGCCGCGATCCCGGCATCTCGGGTAACCGAGCTGAGAATTTTCCTTAtgataacaaagagggcaaaattactgaatgctgattggtcaatgaagagggtatttttttcttaattttgcttgagaagagggcaaaattactcgctcacgattggtcgagcgccaaaaattctcgctcctgattggctgaacgtacgtcttccacattcagttggtttcttctgtttgagcaaaacaacttcgttttcatcgaagtttgtcttttaattcgcgctgcattcgccgaaaaggcataaagattcagaactagctttaaaagatgatctcgaatttgaattttcgagtgacaagaagaagggcaaaagatttttttcatgaaaacctTAAAACTTGGagcgacttacatggcgcccggcgattcctttcgtcaagggctttcagtttaccacgacattttgcagctcaacaaaaaaggtcacagaacaatttgccattgacgggaggaacaagtagctcgaATTTaatggatttctttggacaaaccgtttgctatgtttacggatgcgtatttgcaagtggtaaaaacctctacagcacaagtgaataaaataaattgaagcttaacatttggtttaatcgttgttacagttgttcacgaatgaaactcgtattttcctctcgagtggatgtaaataacaatcatctatactcgttttggaggCAAAGAACatgttgacttgcttgtctgtttgttacttgttttgcttccgagcgaacgagtgttttaactccgcttagctgtctgtttttcgaggtgcctcaacagtgttaagaaaattttgccctctttgttattaacaagtaatagcaacttctgaaaacacaagtgatattaatccctaattttactcggcccctgCGATTACCTATGCTAATCGCAAACTttctttttggtgttttttttttttttctcagacgtGCCAGGACCTCggctaaacgagccagcccgccTAAACGGGACAACTCGGCTTGCAAAACATTGATCTCCAACGAATGCACTTAATTTCGGGGAAGAAAATGAACATTTATTcttaagtgctgacgttcttcataaaaatctcaaatttggatATTTCAAGTTGCTGTTTTTCAGACTACGCCAAAGAAATGGGCAAAAGTGAAATGCACGTGCAAGGAATGCAAAGCTGTCGTTTTGTCCACTTCATCTGCAAATTTGTGATGCTCTCGTTCAGGTCCCCGTTGTCGTTTCTGATAAGTTGCCTATTATTATTGAGTTCCAGCAGATGGAAAAATATACCCaaactttttcaagttgaagtattTCTTTTAATCAAGGTAAGAACATTATATTCTTACAGCAATGAATTACTTTTGGCCATTGAGGCTGAACTACCTGGCAACATTACAAGATACCTAAACTACCAAGGCCCGTTCAAAACAAACCTAACTGTTGAGTTTAAAACGACTGAAGAGCGGAGTTTGAATCAATTTGGTGCGGCAGGTTATGTTTAGAGCGGCAAACAACGTTGAGTTCGGCAGGGTCTGTCGCATTATGCGATCATGGAGTGACGACTGATTCATGATACGGCGTTCTGGTCATATGCCGAACGAAacgcaaaaattaagacaattaATAAACTTTCTCAGCTCTTACCGAAGCCCAAATCTAAGTTTGGTGCGACCTACAGGTACGTTGCTCGTTTCTCTGAAGTCGCTCTTAAGTCAAAATTTATTGAGTTTGGTTCGGCACATGGCTGGAGCGGTGCTTGGAACGGGCCTAAGAAATATAGcaattttagaagaaaaaaagagttcATCAAGTTACGAACATTATCTTTCTTACTACAATGAATCATTTTTTCACTATCGAGGCTTTTCAAGTTTAAGTAATTCTTTTAATCAAGGTAAGAACGTTATATTTCTTACTGAAATAAATTGCTTTTGGCCATTGAGGCTGAGCTACTTGACAACATTACAAGATATGAATTAAAGTACTATGATATGCAGCTGCAAGTtcacaaagaaaatacatgATATAACCAATAATTATGCATTAATCAAGTTAAGAACATTATCTATCTTACTACAATGAATCATTTTTTCACTATCGAGGCTTTTCAAGTTTAAGTAATTCTTTTAATCAAGGTAAGAACGTTATATTTCTTACTGAAATGAATTGCTTTTGGCCATTGAGGCTGAGCTACTTGGCAACATTACAAGATATGAATTAAAGTAGTATGATATGCAGCTGCAAtttcacaaagaaaatacaCGATATAACCCATAATTATGCATTAATCAAGTTAAGAACATTATCTATCTTACTACAATTAATCATTTTTTGCTATTGAAGCTATGAAGCTCCCTGGCAACattacaagatatgaaataaagcACTAAGATATACAGCAATGATACTAATTATACATTCATTTGCCACTTCCACATATCCCATAATACCCTGCTCCTCGAGATGACGGGAGGGGGGCTGGGGAACGAGAACAAGATCAATATGGCGAGCGGTGGAGCGGGGAGAAGCGTAGATCGTAATGTATCGAAACTGACACATTTATCGGATGTTTTACGGTTGGGAATGGTAGCTTTGAAAGGAGTTCGTACGCAGATAAATTGTTCAGCCTAAAACCTTGGTAAAAGACGATGCTAAGAATGATTTGTAACAGCTAAACATTGCCACGTGCGGTAACGTGAAGAACAAACCAGAGGAGAAATTATGGCTTCCTTACCTACAAACCCCTTGGAAACTTGGGTAAATCACGCTCTTGCTTACGTGACAATATTGACATCCAAGACGTGAAATCTTATTTGCTTAGGAGCGGTTTGAATGGGGAAAAGGTGAAAAAATACGAGACGGTTATGCCAGCCCATGAGGTTTACAACTTCATGTCAGTGATTATCCCTGGactattttttttgtaatcgtgcagaataaagtaaattacgctgcctgatacaaaaaaaaatgtaggattttttcctttatttgttgcAAAAGTAACTGAGCCAATCTGTGCAATATAATTTAAAGATCACTCAGTGACTCGCTAGCGTATAATTTGTACCTTTGGCCGCTCTATATAAGTGAATGTTGAATGTCGTTtacaattaattcatttgcgCAGGACAACCATTTCTACCATGTGACCACAACTTGTGTGCTGTGCGAGCTTGCAGAAAGCGCTCTTTCTCTACTGAACACTTCAAAACCTGCCTTCACCCACcccactgtacatgtattgtagGACTGAGAAGAGACTGCAGTCATATAGGTGATGCATTGTTTGTTCTCTGTGAGATAATTGTTGGAATTTAATGCAAACGGGCAGACTCCAAACGAGCAAATTATGAACCAAAACTAGTAGAAAACTCAGTATTTTAAAGACAAAGTTAGAAATGAATCTCCCGAACAGAAATGTAAGCGTTCAGAAACCTTGGCAAACTGGTTTCACTAAAGAATAGAACCTcgagaaaaaaacattgaagcTTAAAATGACATATTGGCTTAAAATACGAGAGACCGTCTTTTCTCTCAATTTTTCGTTTTATAGGTATATCCAGTGAACAGCATTCAAATAGTCCCGAACAAAGTCACACGGGAAAGCAATTGTATCCATGGCCGGACATTGATGTCCCTCATTGCATGGAAGTAGAAATACAGGAGACTAGGCATGTACAAAGTACAGTTCGTCAACCAAATGCACATCAAACAGCACTTTCACGTAACTTACCTGGATATTTTATAACCTCTCAAAAGTACCAGCCCCTCTCCCCACCCGAGATTAAAGAACGGACTAATAAAATTTACGAAAAAAGTTGTGTGTTTCTCAGGAAAGAGCACATATTGGAGAGGCGACAGCAGAGGTAACTGTGAAGCTTGGTACTGGCACGGAAAACCTCGCATAACTgactaaaaatacaaaaagcgTTAATTAATTGAATCTAAAACCAGACCAACCAAAGCCTTGTCTAGtaaatgtgtatgaacacatttaCTAGATGGGCTGCCTTCAGAAAACGAGATTATAAAACCTTATTCTCACAGcaaaaacgttaaaaaaatgTGCGTCAAGAACTGCTGTTCAGGAAGAGTGTTGGGAAAATCATCGTTCGAGCACACAATATCATATGATGAAACATTTTGGAGAAAGAGAATAGCGCTGAGGAAATGCTCTGAGCATAAACGGGTGCTCTTGCTCACCTTGAATGATTTTCGTCGCATAGGTTTCAACCACTGGTTTCTAGTTGCTTCATCTTTGGATAGCCTGTTAAACTGCAAGCGACGCTTTTTTCCGACGGTTGGAGCAGTGGACAGCATATCAAAAGTCGTTCTTTCCCATTTAAATCCATATTATCACGTCAAGTCATCGTCAGGGAGCTGCCATTTTGTTCCCTTGCTTGCTCCCCCCACAAGGTGTGAGAGATTAAGGGATATGTGGAGACTACCATcgcaaaaaattattaaaaaattcaaacagtAAGTATTGCGAGCTCACAATGCTTGTAAAAGTCCCAAAGGACTTCAACGGTAAGGATATTTATTACGTAGACCTCAGTAGGCATAATcatggaaaaaaaagttatacGAAGCATTGTGTTTAAAATTTAACAGGTTAGCAGTGCATAGCCAGGAAAGTTCACTCTCGCCACCGAGTCTCTTCGTCAACACAGATGTAGGCAATTCCTTTCTTGGATCGCTTAATATTGTTTATCCatgaaaatgctttgttttaaaGAAGATGTCAAAGGTGCTGTACACGTTATACTTTCCCTTTCAGTTACCCTGTTTTCTGATAACAGAACCAAACTCAAAACTAAACTAATGACTTTGTCTACTCCTGAGCTTGTTCATTGATCACAATGCGACAACTGGACGCTCCAGATTATTAGATTCTTGGTAAGTGCCATATATCATTGAGGTCATGATACATCGTGGTTAACATTGCAAGGCAACGCAAAGTCGCTCATGAGCCCGGAGTATTGCTGTTCCCCGTCAGTGGAAGGGATGCTAGATCGTAGCAGGTTTATTCCCTGCAGTATGTCGTCGGTGACCTTCTTTGCACCTGAGTGACGAGAGACAGTGCGGAGCAAAGTTTCCTGTCTAAGGCGACAGCACTGCTGAGCCCTAAACCAGTCCGGCGCACTGAAAATGAAACGTTTTCCCTTCTTTTAGAACAGTTCCCTTTGCTTAGAaaatcaaaaaatgtttacgtttaattatttttaacatgTATAGGAACTCAAAGAAACATTATCGAACCTCCTTCCTTACTTGTCTCAAGACTATGCTCAAAGCAGACATTCGGATCTCGGAtttttttgtttcgacagctaTACTGTTGGTGTCAACAACCAAAACGTTTTTGTAGGAGATGcatataaaataacaaaaaaattgacagtagttaaaaataaatctcAGACATTTCGGGTGTAGAAGTCTTCTTCAATGTGAACAAAGCCGTTAAAATACGCAATAAGAAGGAAGCGCAAACGTCCTGATTCCCTACGCTTATCTGAGCTGACTGTCAGCACCATTGACAAAGTACCTCTTGTTCTCACATACCACCTTTTCAACAAGCAAATCAAACACTTCCTATTTCAGAATTTCCGTATTCTATCAACCAACTAGCTGACCCGTCACATCTTTTCACAATCACATGTCGTAGCATACAAACGCGATCGCAACCTAAGAAACTTACTTGTACACTGAAATGGCCGCGCATGTACGGAT is a window encoding:
- the LOC138036276 gene encoding craniofacial development protein 2-like, encoding MGDGGTGEDQGVHEIAFGTWNVETLWRDGRLDELCHELKHYKWNVIGLSEVRRKALGEINSDDGNKLFYCGRDDKHEHGVGFLVHRDTAKFVLGCNFISSRLISIRIKASPFNITLFQAYSPTSDYSDEDIEIFYQDIQANFDKAQKKDIKIILGDFNARVRKDTAKDWPK